The window CTCCTCTTCACTCACTCTCCACTGTCTCCAAACAAGCCACTTCACAATGGATGTACAATATGTAGAATGTAGAGCTGGAACAATTAATCGATCAATCAGATCATTAATCAACTGATCCTcagatttgatatttttctttgtcatgcaCGACGATGGAgtgaatttctttgggttttggactgttggtcctTAGAAATTGTTAAcgggcattttttaaaacaattttctggcattttatagacaaaacgatgaATCAGTTAGTTGCGGCTCCGGCACAGAGTGAATCAATGAGCCTCCTGCTCTGTCACAGTCTGACTCAGAGAAACGGAGCGCCCCGATTGGCTGTCTCACCTGCAGGTATCCATTTGTGGCAGCGGTCGCAGTAGAAGGACATGTCCTCGCAGGCCCAGCCTCCGTCGGCCTCCTCACCCACGTCGCTGGTCAGAGAGTCTCCGCTCTGGTCATGTGACAGATCCACGGATCCCTGATCCTCCGACTCCACGATCAGCAGAgtctccccctccacctccccctcctccagaCCCTCTGAGGCCGACGTACAGGCCGCCTCGTCCTCACCCCCACCCAGCTGCTCGCCGCTGCTGTCCATCCCTGAGCTTCGGGTACACAGTAATACACGGGGACAGGTAAACATGAGGACAGTCAGAAACGTCGCAGGAACACAACTGTATAGGTAACACAGGACAGGAATCTCACAATAACACACCACAGGTGAACAGGTGTATCAGTTTTTACCTGTCTCAGTGTTGGTCCTCTGGGTGGAGCTCTGTCTCTCGGCGTTGTCTCTCCTCCTTCAGGTGTCTGGTCAGAATCTTCTGCTCCTCCAACCTCCTCAGattctccttcttcctctcccaccGCTCCAGATCCCTGACTACACCCTCGTGGAGACGCTGGGggataaaaaacacacagaataaacattaaataaccAGACTCAGAGTTAAGTTACCACGACTCAGTgattttggtttagttttacagtgtaaaaggTCCCGCTCACTGCATATGATGGTCAAAGTTTTTAACAACCAAATTTACGGGGTCCTTATCGAAAAAGTTCATGTGTTAAACTATTTTAGAATTAGATTATTACCACATGAAGAAGCCAACACGCCAGgctccatttaaaaaacatctaaagTTATTCTAATCAGTTTAAATAAGCATGGTTTGGTTTTACACTGACTGCAATGTCCTCAGAGACTCAGTAAAGTCAAGACAAAGCATGAAACACACACCTTCCCTTCAGTACAgtaaccttcaaaataaagttacacTTCAGGATGGCAGGACCATGTTTGGTAACAAGGTGAAGGACATTTTGTACTGaagtgaagcagcagctgtggtCATCAGTTCAGAGAGGAAATACCAAGGTAGAGGTTTGATCTGAGTATGTAAAACACTACGATTacaacagagcagaacagattCATCAAACTGTTTTACTCACGAGGTTTGACCTCGTCAAACTGTGCACTGCTGCCGTTAGCTGCTGTCAGACAGGGAGGATGTGTTCACTACTTTGTCTTGTCAAAGTAAAAACCAGGAGACCTGTTAGGGCTTCAAACCCTGAGAAAGATCCCTGCTGCATCGAAATGTTGACTGTTTAATAGATGTCTTACAAGCTTCAGACCTCATTGTTTCTACACCTTCAAAATCCTGAGCTAAGAGTTGTTAGTCACTCACCatgctgtttttggttttcagtaCTTATGCAGCATTAAGTGGCTTTGGccaatataaaatgtaaaatgtatataacTACCTACCTATATATAGGTAGGTGGTTTGTCAAGTGTTTGCAAGCGCAAGAATTTGTTCCAATACT is drawn from Xiphias gladius isolate SHS-SW01 ecotype Sanya breed wild chromosome 15, ASM1685928v1, whole genome shotgun sequence and contains these coding sequences:
- the LOC120800671 gene encoding protein PET117 homolog, mitochondrial, producing MSTASKVVLGLSVVLTVGTVAAVHLKQNWDRQRLHEGVVRDLERWERKKENLRRLEEQKILTRHLKEERQRRETELHPEDQH